In Synechococcus sp. Nb3U1, one DNA window encodes the following:
- a CDS encoding MFS transporter: MTETNLPLQNCKTSVLKLAGCQALAMTGNSVLFTVAALIGADLLTDKSWATLPLALLHLATLFTTIPASLWMARMGRKVGFATGIGIGMLGAGLGAYAIFAGSFVGFCLAMMLLGCFNGFVGYYRFAAAELASESFRSMAISLVVAGGVVAAILGPQLATWTKDWFVEATFAGCLVTIILLQAISLPLLASVPLPPWQKTEQVEQGRPLLTIMRQPVFIVAVLGSMLGYGVMVLIMTSTPLAMVEHAFPFQQAAFVIQWHVLGMFAPSFITGALIARFGLLNIILTGGILNLICITINLLGISLMHYWSALLLLGIGWNFLFVGSTTLLTEAYTPAERAKTQAAHDFFMFGAVAASTILSGDLLNRWGWQAVNWAGLPMVVSAFAAALWLQKQRGRNAWAKSL, encoded by the coding sequence TTGACCGAAACGAATCTGCCTTTGCAGAACTGCAAAACATCGGTGCTCAAACTTGCCGGCTGTCAGGCTTTGGCGATGACGGGCAATTCCGTCCTGTTTACAGTAGCAGCTTTGATCGGGGCTGACCTGTTAACCGACAAAAGCTGGGCCACCCTCCCTCTGGCGCTGCTGCACTTGGCCACCCTGTTCACCACGATCCCAGCTTCACTGTGGATGGCTCGTATGGGGCGTAAGGTGGGCTTTGCCACTGGCATTGGGATTGGCATGCTCGGGGCTGGATTGGGAGCCTATGCCATTTTCGCAGGCAGCTTTGTCGGGTTTTGTCTGGCCATGATGCTGCTGGGCTGTTTCAATGGCTTTGTCGGCTACTACCGCTTTGCGGCTGCGGAGCTGGCTAGCGAGTCCTTTCGCAGTATGGCCATCTCACTGGTGGTGGCGGGAGGCGTAGTGGCGGCGATATTGGGACCTCAACTGGCCACTTGGACGAAGGATTGGTTTGTGGAAGCTACCTTCGCCGGTTGCCTGGTGACGATCATCCTACTGCAGGCCATTTCCCTGCCGTTGCTGGCCAGTGTGCCCTTACCCCCTTGGCAAAAAACCGAACAGGTGGAGCAGGGCCGTCCGTTATTGACCATCATGAGGCAGCCGGTGTTCATTGTGGCGGTGTTGGGCAGTATGCTCGGCTATGGGGTAATGGTGTTGATCATGACCTCAACCCCCTTGGCCATGGTGGAGCATGCTTTTCCGTTTCAGCAGGCCGCCTTTGTCATCCAGTGGCATGTGTTGGGCATGTTTGCCCCCTCTTTCATTACGGGGGCACTGATCGCTCGGTTTGGCCTGCTGAATATCATTCTCACGGGTGGGATCCTGAACCTGATCTGCATCACGATCAATCTCTTGGGCATCAGTCTAATGCACTATTGGAGCGCCCTATTGCTGTTGGGTATTGGCTGGAACTTTTTGTTTGTGGGCTCCACAACGCTGCTCACGGAAGCCTATACGCCGGCAGAACGGGCCAAAACCCAGGCAGCCCATGACTTTTTCATGTTTGGCGCTGTAGCGGCCTCAACGATATTGTCGGGTGACTTGTTGAACCGTTGGGGGTGGCAGGCGGTGAATTGGGCTGGCCTACCCATGGTGGTGTCGGCGTTTGCGGCGGCTCTCTGGCTCCAGAAACAACGGGGACGGAATGCGTGGGCGAAAAGCCTGTAG